The following proteins are co-located in the Pomacea canaliculata isolate SZHN2017 linkage group LG10, ASM307304v1, whole genome shotgun sequence genome:
- the LOC112574527 gene encoding uncharacterized protein LOC112574527 isoform X1 — protein MLEAVISLSFTPHTKLRPEQGCYEKDCYSLSITEPMASYLKATLFIFSLYRLSSAQDSSTTCDIPWVEPLANTSVTCHFPINVNQKNSIFGVSFESNDREKKIQDILDCGWFSGKTKCSTNRPGYKYNDIIRVSNTFSLEFPQASSEHIGRYTCHLVNIRPENFKPCEFRVKVVGKTMCLISSMESNTRTSLTCYYPEDLNKTRMNFTVYHYSRTGLTEVIMACEWKGDNLTCNTTHGYEFDGRVSDYLTLKIPMALESQEGAYSCHISDNGFLHYDNCTVTPEKNDAVTSTCHISSVEEAKPTALTCKFSVDVNMTKRNFTVVRLSDADRKAAVIANCTWLRDNLTCTTAFGYQFNNTVTDLVIISVPQASHNHSGTYACNVTGTVSSGFEPCEFLIMPDKSSVSGFITAAIVIVIVIVMCIPLSLIIVILALKKKASHINTRPCEEVEVASERTPMIPYQDGEMDQNPCGNLSDQDMVMIQEETVDTNQKPSQEQDVLGGHSPIQSDGHEEEINQTSLQSGLRDKDTQPLSNGDITGNDKTQDVLGSHSPIQSDGHEEMNQTSPQSGTRDKDTQPLSNGDHKRPLKSGARGDRMSVMSQQKKKGSRKKDVATDDNQAAEIADENTWVEMEIDKETTSYNHRQSGGMIPAASNQDDTSEVQCPHDRIFKILIIGASGSGKSTAGNILLGKDHFQVSNANPFIAESVAAMIGENDREDRHLLVLDTPDICSSEVNNDDKAKSELERWLNMCPDPHLILFTIRYSPADLNDAVRRFTRVKGLWDEDFIRQRLVVLFTFGDEKAPSEEELQNTSHAGLQEILDYAGHRYVIFDPTLRVSEQQKRVDQVLCYLDELIAHFSLTPRRSLKIRSTVAADPGHDRSGMQKVCVLLVGKTGSGKSYLGNILLGSKFFKDTSGLFRYTQKCQHGEASFGGTKLTVIDTPGVCDIIDTENDIFKKILKEVATICSGPHVVIYVIACDRRFTLQDYYCFERLEKSFGENILPFLMIVFTGGDQLTDPGAEMTQALEKSITKSRKELKKMLEKVSNRYCVVGRGVSPEERNYHAKVVLDMILDSVVKPNAGAYFSSDLSIGMEELRIIILGKTGCGKSSLGNTLLSSKVFEEQTGINSMTSRSQFAGTHVNGKNVTVIDTPGLWDTRQREETALQEIFKTTVLCCPGPHVVIIVFRCDVRFTQEEYQSVKTLESFFGESIRPFLIIVFTAGDRLGATPDKMKQALDRQIEHAKEMKELLQHVSNRYCVVSNAGSPEQRKQSAKAVFDLILDNVIRPNEGKYFTNDMIKIMNKEVETIVLHLQKVFKVSKYEAIDIFRTRVICEGGTEIVKKLAAYVRLFARREAIKMMFRKFRCSIM, from the exons ATATTTTGGACTGCGGATGGTTCTCAGGAAAAACGAAGTGTTCTACCAACAGACCTGGATACAAATACAATGACATAATACGGGTATCTAATACATTCTCCTTAGAGTTTCCACAAGCTTCTTCAGAACACATTGGAAGATACACATGTCACCTTGTAAACATAAGACCTGAAAATTTCAAGCCATGTGAATTCAGGGTAAAAGTAG TGGGGAAAACAATGTGCCTAATTTCATCGATGGAATCAAACACGAGAACGTCGCTAACATGTTACTACCCAGAAGACCTcaacaaaacaagaatgaaCTTCACTGTCTACCATTACTCTAGAACTGGCTTAACAG AAGTTATCATGGCTTGTGAATGGAAGGGAGACAATTTGACTTGCAACACCACCCATGGCTACGAGTTTGATGGCAGAGTGTCCGACTACCTCACTCTCAAGATCCCTATGGCCTTGGAGAGTCAAGAAGGGGCATACAGCTGTCATATTTCAGACAATGGATTTCTTCATTATGACAACTGCACTGTCACACCTGAGAAAAACGATG CAGTGACCTCAACTTGTCATATCTCAAGTGTTGAAGAGGCCAAACCTACAGCACTAACATGCAAATTTAGTGTTGATGTTAATATGACTAAAAGGAACTTCACAGTGGTCCGTCTTAGTGATGCAGACAGAAAAG CTGCAGTCATCGCAAACTGCACCTGGCTAAGAGATAATCTGACCTGTACCACAGCTTTTGGATACCAGTTTAACAACACCGTTACGGATCTTGTTATCATCAGTGTGCCACAGGCATCACACAATCACAGCGGAACATATGCTTGTAATGTGACCGGTACTGTTAGCAGTGGTTTTGAGCCCTGTGAATTTCTCATCATGCCAG ATAAATCCTCCGTCAGTGGCTTTATAACAGCGgccattgtcatcgtcattgtcattgtcatgtgCATCCCTCTGAGTTTGATCATTGTGATTCTTGCCCTGAAAAAAAAGGCATCACATATAAATACAAG ACCATGCGAGGAAGTAGAGGTTGCTAGTGAAAGGACTCCAATGATACCATATCAAGATGGTGAAATGGACCAAAACCCTTGTGGAAACCTTAGTGATCAGGACATGGTCATGATTCAAGAAGAAACTGTAGACACGAATCAAAAGCCATCGCAAGAACAAGACGTTCTTGGTGGTCACTCGCCAATTCAGTCAGATGgacatgaagaagaaataaatcagaCATCTCTACAAAGTGGTCTTCGTGATAAGGATACACAACCTCTATCTAATGGAGATATAACAGGAAATGATAAGACACAAGACGTTCTTGGTAGCCACTCGCCAATTCAGTCAGATGGACATGAAGAAATGAATCAGACATCTCCACAAAGTGGCACTCGAGATAAGGATACACAACCTCTATCTAATGGAGATCATAAGAGACCTCTAAAAAGCGGAGCTCGTGGAGACaggatgtcagtgatgtcacaaCAGAAA AAAAAAGGATCCCGAAAAAAAGATGTCGCCACCGACGATAACCAAGCTGCTGAAATAG CAGATGAGAATACTTGGGTAGAAATGGAAATAGACAAAGAGACCACTTCTTACAACCATAGACAGTCGGGTGGTATGATACCCGCAGCTTCCAATCAAGATGACACAAGTGAGGTTCAGTGTCCTCACGACCGAATATTTAAAATCCTCATCATTGGAGCTTCTGGAAGTGGGAAGAGCACAGCTGGAAATATTCTTCTTGGGAAGGACCACTTTCAAGTGTCAAACGCTAATCCTTTCATTGCCGAATCAGTGGCAGCGATGATTGGAGAAAATGACAGGGAAGACAGACATTTActg GTTTTAGACACGCCTGACATCTGTAGTTCAGAGGTAAACAACGACGATAAAGCGAAAAGTGAACTAGAAAGATGGCTAAACATGTGTCCAGACCCTCACCTCATCCTGTTCACCATTCGCTACAGTCCCGCGGACCTCAATGACGCTGTACGGAGGTTCACTAGAGTCAAGGGTCTGTGGGACGAGGACTTTATTAGGCAGAGGCTCGTGGTGCTCTTCACATTCGGAGATGAAAAAGCACCGAGTGAAGAGGAACTCCAGAACACTTCTCATGCAGGTTTACAGGAGATTCTAGACTACGCCGGCCATCGCTACGTCATCTTTGACCCCACACTCAGGGTCAGCGAGCAACAGAAGCGTGTCGACCAGGTGTTGTGCTACCTTGATGAGTTAA TAGCACACTTCTCGCTGACCCCACGCCGGAGCCTGAAGATTAGGAGTACAGTCGCTGCTGATCCGGGTCACGACCGATCTG GAATGCAGAAGGTTTGTGTCCTATTAGTGGGAAAGACCGGAAGTGGAAAGAGTTATTTAGGAAACATACTTTTAGGCAGCAAGTTCTTCAAGGATACAAGCGGGTTGTTCCGATATACACAGAAATGTCAACATGGAGAAGCGTCATTTGGTGGAACAAAACTGACT GTAATAGACACACCTGGCGTGTGCGACATTATCGAcacagaaaatgacatttttaagaaGATACTTAAAGAAGTGGCGACAATCTGTTCAGGACCTCACGTTGTCATCTATGTGATTGCATGCGACCGCCGATTCACCCTG CAAGACTATTACTGCTTCGAGAGGCTGGAGAAATCTTTTGGAGAGAACATCCTACCGTTTCTCATGATAGTCTTCACTGGAGGTGACCAGCTGACAGATCCCGGAG CTGAGATGACGCAGGCGCTAGAGAAGTCGATTACGAAATCCCGCAAGGAGCTGAAAAAAATGCTTGAGAAGGTGTCTAACCGATACTGTGTTGTGGGCCGTGGGGTGTCACCCGAAGAGAGAAACTATCATGCAAAGGTTGTCCTCGATATGATTCTA GATTCTGTAGTTAAACCAAATGCTGGAGCTTATTTCTCGAGTGACCTGAGCATCGGAATGGAGGAGCTTCGTATAATAATACTCGGCAAGACCGGGTGTGGAAAGAGTTCTCTAGGAAACACACTCTTAAGCAGCAAGGTGTTTGAAGAACAAACTGGAATTAACTCCATGACATCCAGAAGTCAATTTGCAGGAACGCACGTTAACGGAAAAAATGTGACT GTGATAGACACCCCTGGTTTGTGGGACACCAGACAACGGGAAGAGACAGCTCTACAGGAAATATTCAAGACCACAGTTCTTTGCTGTCCAGGACCTCACGTCGTCATCATCGTATTTCGATGTGATGTTCGCTTCACCCAG GAAGAGTATCAGAGTGTGAAGACACTGGAGAGTTTTTTTGGAGAAAGCATTCGTCCTTTTCTCATCATAGTCTTCACTGCCGGAGACCGTCTCGGAGCGACACCGG ACAAGATGAAGCAAGCCCTAGACAGGCAAATTGAGCATGCCAAGGAGATGAAGGAACTCCTACAGCACGTGTCCAACAGATATTGTGTTGTGAGCAATGCGGGGTCACCTGAACAAAGGAAACAGAGTGCAAAGGCTGTCTTCGATCTGATTCTA GATAATGTGATCAGACCAAacgaaggaaaatattttacaaacgaCATGATCAAAATAATGAACAAGGAAGTGGAGACAATCGTTCTTCATCTTCAAAAAGTCTTTAAGGTGTCAAAATATGAGGCTATTGACATTTTCAGGACACGTGTAATTTGCGAAGGGGGAACTGAGATTGTAAAAAAGCTGGCGGCTTACGTAAGGCTATTTGCTCGAAGAGAAGCAATTAAAATGATGTTTCGTAAATTTAGATGTTCCATCATGTAG